One window of Xanthomonas sp. 10-10 genomic DNA carries:
- the ilvD gene encoding dihydroxy-acid dehydratase: MPEYRSKTSTHGRNMAGARALWRATGMRDGDFHKPIIAIANSFTQFVPGHVHLKDLGQLVAREIERVGGVAKEFDTIAVDDGIAMGHDGMLYSLPSREIIADSVEYMVNAHCADALVCISNCDKITPGMLMAALRLNIPTVFVSGGPMEAGKTKLSEHKLDLIDAMVIAADDSASDEKVAEFERSACPTCGSCSGMFTANSMNCLTEALGLSLPGNGTVVATHADREQLFLRAGRVAVELCHRWYGGEDPTALPRGIATFEAFENAMTLDIAMGGSTNTILHLLAAAQEGEVPFGMRDIDRLSKRVPQLCKVAPNTPKYHIEDVHRAGGIMAILGELARGGLLHTNAATVHARTLADAIAQWDVTQTDTETVHTFYKAGPAGIPTQIAFSQATRWDTLDTDRSEGCIRDVAHAFSQEGGLAVLYGNIARDGCVVKTAGVDESIHVFEGNVRVFESQDSAVKGILADEVKAGDIVVIRYEGPKGGPGMQEMLYPTSYLKSKGLGKQCALLTDGRFSGGTSGLSIGHASPEAAAGGAIGLVRDGDKILIDIPNRSINLLVSDEELASRRTEQDAKGWKPVEVRPRKVTTALKAYALLATSADKGAVRDKAMLDG, translated from the coding sequence ATGCCCGAATACCGTTCCAAGACCTCCACCCACGGCCGCAACATGGCTGGCGCGCGCGCACTCTGGCGCGCCACCGGCATGCGCGATGGCGACTTCCACAAACCCATCATCGCCATCGCCAATTCCTTCACCCAGTTCGTGCCCGGGCATGTGCACCTGAAGGATCTCGGCCAGCTGGTCGCGCGCGAGATCGAACGCGTCGGCGGCGTGGCCAAGGAGTTCGACACCATCGCCGTGGACGACGGCATCGCGATGGGTCACGACGGCATGCTGTATTCGCTGCCCAGCCGCGAGATCATCGCCGACTCGGTCGAGTACATGGTCAATGCGCATTGCGCCGACGCGCTGGTATGCATTTCAAATTGCGACAAGATCACCCCGGGCATGTTGATGGCCGCACTGCGGCTCAACATCCCCACCGTGTTCGTCTCCGGCGGGCCGATGGAAGCCGGCAAGACCAAGTTGTCCGAGCATAAACTCGACCTGATCGACGCGATGGTGATCGCCGCTGACGACAGCGCCTCCGACGAAAAGGTGGCCGAGTTCGAACGCAGTGCCTGCCCCACCTGCGGCTCGTGCTCGGGCATGTTCACCGCCAACTCGATGAATTGCCTGACCGAAGCGCTGGGCCTGTCGCTGCCGGGCAACGGCACCGTGGTGGCCACGCACGCCGACCGCGAACAGCTGTTCCTGCGCGCCGGACGCGTGGCGGTGGAACTATGCCATCGCTGGTACGGCGGCGAAGACCCTACCGCCCTGCCACGCGGCATCGCCACCTTCGAAGCCTTCGAGAATGCGATGACGCTGGACATCGCCATGGGCGGCTCGACCAACACCATCCTGCATCTGCTCGCCGCCGCCCAGGAAGGCGAGGTGCCGTTCGGCATGCGCGATATCGACCGCCTGTCCAAGCGCGTGCCGCAGCTGTGCAAGGTCGCGCCGAACACCCCCAAGTACCACATCGAAGACGTGCATCGCGCCGGCGGCATCATGGCCATCCTCGGCGAGCTGGCGCGCGGCGGCCTGCTGCATACCAACGCGGCAACCGTGCACGCACGCACACTGGCCGACGCCATCGCGCAGTGGGACGTCACCCAGACCGACACTGAAACCGTGCACACGTTCTACAAGGCCGGCCCGGCCGGCATCCCCACGCAGATCGCCTTCAGCCAGGCCACACGCTGGGACACGTTGGACACCGACCGCAGCGAAGGCTGCATCCGCGATGTCGCGCACGCGTTCTCGCAGGAAGGCGGCCTGGCCGTGCTGTACGGCAATATCGCCCGCGACGGTTGCGTGGTGAAGACCGCGGGCGTGGACGAATCCATCCACGTGTTTGAAGGCAATGTGCGTGTCTTTGAGAGCCAGGATTCGGCAGTCAAGGGTATCCTTGCCGATGAAGTGAAAGCCGGCGACATCGTGGTGATCCGCTACGAAGGCCCCAAGGGCGGCCCCGGCATGCAGGAAATGCTCTACCCCACCAGCTATCTGAAATCCAAGGGCCTGGGCAAGCAATGCGCCCTGCTCACCGACGGCCGCTTCTCCGGCGGCACCTCGGGCCTGTCGATCGGCCACGCCTCGCCGGAAGCCGCCGCAGGCGGCGCGATCGGCCTGGTGCGCGACGGCGACAAGATCCTGATCGATATCCCTAACCGCTCGATCAACCTGCTGGTGTCCGACGAAGAGCTTGCCAGTCGTCGCACCGAGCAGGACGCCAAGGGCTGGAAGCCGGTGGAGGTGCGCCCGCGCAAGGTCACCACGGCGTTGAAGGCGTATGCGTTGCTGGCGACCAGTGCGGATAAGGGTGCGGTGCGCGATAAGGCGATGCTGGACGGCTGA
- a CDS encoding YkgJ family cysteine cluster protein: MTATMSCRTGCAACCIAPSISSPIPGMPNGKPAGVACVQLDAQLGCRLFGSPQRPAVCGSLRPSMEMCGNSREQALRMLAALEQATQP, encoded by the coding sequence ATGACCGCTACCATGTCGTGCCGCACCGGCTGTGCCGCGTGCTGCATCGCGCCCTCGATCAGCTCGCCAATTCCCGGCATGCCCAACGGCAAGCCGGCCGGGGTGGCGTGCGTGCAGCTGGACGCGCAGTTGGGCTGCCGGTTGTTCGGGTCGCCGCAGCGCCCTGCGGTCTGCGGCAGCCTGCGGCCGTCCATGGAGATGTGCGGTAACTCGCGCGAGCAGGCCTTGCGCATGCTCGCTGCGTTGGAGCAAGCGACCCAGCCTTGA
- a CDS encoding gamma carbonic anhydrase family protein, with protein sequence MPPIRPFLDHIPQLGARVYVDPACTIIGKVSLGDDVSVWPGTVIRGDVNHVQIGARTNVQDGTIIHVSHHSPFNKAGYPTVIGADVTVGHGTILHACTIEDLCLIGMGACVLDGATIRRYGFVGAGAVVGPGKVVGEAELWLGNPARLARTLSDKEIESLHYSAQHYVRLKDQYLGGTGGA encoded by the coding sequence GTGCCCCCGATTCGCCCCTTCCTGGACCACATCCCACAGCTGGGCGCACGCGTCTACGTCGACCCGGCCTGCACCATCATCGGCAAGGTCAGCCTGGGCGACGATGTATCGGTATGGCCGGGCACGGTGATCCGTGGCGACGTCAATCATGTGCAGATCGGCGCGCGCACCAATGTGCAGGACGGCACCATCATCCACGTCAGCCACCACAGCCCGTTCAACAAGGCCGGCTATCCGACCGTGATCGGCGCCGATGTCACCGTGGGCCACGGCACCATCCTGCATGCCTGCACCATCGAAGACCTGTGCCTGATCGGCATGGGCGCCTGCGTGCTGGATGGGGCCACCATCAGACGCTACGGATTTGTCGGTGCCGGTGCGGTGGTGGGCCCGGGCAAGGTGGTTGGCGAGGCGGAATTGTGGCTCGGCAATCCGGCCCGGCTGGCGCGTACGCTCAGCGACAAGGAAATCGAAAGCCTGCATTACTCCGCACAGCATTACGTGCGGCTCAAGGATCAGTATCTGGGCGGCACAGGCGGCGCCTGA
- a CDS encoding MFS transporter has protein sequence MLQSTSTSAHFVLERMTPFQWRAVAVCVLLTMLDGFDVMAMAFTAPHVSADWQLSGKLLGALFSAGLVGMAVGSLLLAPLADRIGRRALILVCLAILTVGMGASASAGNAWQLGALRAFTGVGIGGMLACVAVTAAEYSTARWRSTATVLQATGYPVGATIGGAIAALLLQHWSWPSVFWLGALGSLLCVPLVLAFLPESLEFLIARRPPHAHARFNAVLARMGMPPQPQLPLPPAQADGQAQGYAALFVGALRRQSLLIALAFFLLMFGFYFVLSWTPKLLVTAGLSAAQGVTGGVLLNLGGIVGGTLFSWLALRGRLSRLTAGALVLVAVGMAAFGLSSTVLSWAFATALLTGAALTAAMGGLYAVAPVVFNAAVRSTGMGWSIGIGRLGAIVSPLCAGVLLDAGWSPAMLYLACGVPLLFAAAAVVAMRLPER, from the coding sequence ATGCTGCAAAGCACCTCAACGTCCGCACACTTCGTCCTGGAGCGCATGACGCCGTTCCAATGGAGGGCCGTGGCAGTGTGCGTGCTGCTGACGATGCTCGACGGTTTTGACGTGATGGCGATGGCGTTCACCGCCCCGCATGTGTCGGCCGACTGGCAGTTGTCGGGCAAGCTGCTGGGGGCGCTGTTCAGTGCCGGGCTGGTCGGCATGGCAGTGGGGTCGCTGTTGCTGGCGCCGTTGGCAGACCGCATCGGTCGCCGTGCGCTGATCCTGGTGTGTCTGGCCATCCTGACCGTCGGCATGGGCGCATCCGCATCAGCAGGCAATGCGTGGCAGCTGGGCGCGCTGCGGGCGTTCACCGGGGTCGGGATCGGCGGGATGCTGGCCTGCGTGGCGGTGACCGCGGCCGAATATTCCACCGCACGCTGGCGCAGCACGGCGACGGTGTTGCAGGCCACCGGCTACCCGGTCGGGGCGACGATTGGCGGAGCGATCGCAGCGCTGCTGTTGCAACACTGGTCCTGGCCATCGGTGTTCTGGCTCGGTGCGCTCGGTTCGCTGCTCTGCGTGCCGCTGGTGCTCGCCTTCTTGCCCGAATCGCTGGAATTCCTGATCGCCCGACGGCCTCCCCATGCGCATGCGCGCTTCAATGCGGTGCTGGCCCGCATGGGGATGCCGCCGCAGCCGCAGTTGCCGTTGCCACCGGCGCAAGCGGACGGACAGGCGCAGGGGTATGCGGCCTTGTTCGTGGGGGCGCTGCGGCGGCAATCGCTGCTGATCGCGCTGGCGTTTTTCCTGCTGATGTTCGGGTTCTATTTTGTGCTCAGCTGGACCCCCAAGCTGCTGGTCACCGCCGGCCTGTCGGCTGCGCAGGGCGTCACCGGCGGGGTGCTGTTGAATCTGGGCGGCATTGTCGGCGGCACGCTGTTCAGTTGGCTTGCCCTGCGTGGGCGCCTGTCGCGGCTCACGGCCGGCGCACTGGTGCTGGTGGCGGTCGGGATGGCCGCATTCGGTTTGAGCAGCACCGTGCTGAGCTGGGCATTTGCCACCGCATTGCTGACCGGCGCAGCCCTGACGGCGGCCATGGGTGGGCTGTATGCGGTGGCGCCGGTGGTCTTTAACGCAGCCGTGCGCTCCACGGGCATGGGCTGGTCGATCGGGATCGGGCGCCTTGGCGCCATCGTCTCGCCGCTGTGCGCCGGGGTGCTGCTGGATGCCGGTTGGTCGCCGGCCATGTTGTATCTGGCCTGCGGCGTACCACTGTTGTTTGCCGCTGCTGCGGTCGTGGCGATGCGCCTGCCGGAGCGCTGA
- a CDS encoding HD-GYP domain-containing protein, giving the protein MLRTIDSDQLRPGMYVYKLLGAWVHHPFWKTSFLVDSDDVDKIHGSRIEQLVIDTARGLDVDTGAAVGEQQADGAPSPPPSTPGPEPEPAEPAPTARSARTNSVTAQVGIEAEVVRARRIFEDGRDTVEEMFRDVRLGRTVDTEAAMPLVEAINDSVLRHPQALISVARLKTADDYTYLHSMAVAGLMSGLARQLGLPEAQVVEAAMGGLLHDMGKAVTPLEILNKPGRLTSEEMEVMRQHPLDGHRLLVAGGVQNAVVLEIALHHHEKMDGSGYPNRLVGQEISLMSRMGAVCDVYDAISSDRPYKRGWDPAESLKQMASWKGHFDPAIFQAFVRRLGIYPVGSLVRLESQKLAVVIEQTPDALLKPKVRVFYSAKLRSHVLVQDIDLSRPDCQDRIAQMESPTDWGFRDLEKLWLP; this is encoded by the coding sequence ATGCTCAGAACCATCGACTCCGACCAACTCCGTCCCGGCATGTATGTCTACAAGCTGCTGGGTGCGTGGGTGCACCACCCGTTCTGGAAGACATCGTTCCTGGTTGATTCCGACGACGTGGACAAGATCCATGGCAGCCGGATCGAGCAGCTGGTGATCGACACCGCCCGCGGCCTGGATGTGGACACCGGCGCGGCTGTCGGCGAGCAGCAGGCGGACGGTGCGCCATCGCCGCCGCCCTCCACGCCGGGGCCGGAACCGGAACCAGCGGAGCCGGCTCCCACCGCGCGCAGTGCGCGCACCAACAGCGTCACCGCGCAGGTCGGTATCGAAGCCGAAGTGGTGCGGGCGCGGCGTATTTTCGAAGACGGCCGCGACACGGTGGAGGAGATGTTTCGCGACGTGCGATTGGGGCGCACTGTCGACACCGAGGCCGCCATGCCGTTGGTGGAAGCCATCAACGATTCGGTGCTGCGTCATCCGCAGGCCTTGATCAGCGTGGCGCGGCTCAAGACCGCCGACGACTACACCTATCTGCATTCGATGGCCGTGGCCGGGCTGATGAGCGGACTGGCGCGGCAACTCGGCCTGCCCGAGGCGCAGGTGGTGGAAGCGGCGATGGGCGGCCTGCTGCACGACATGGGCAAGGCGGTGACGCCGCTGGAGATTCTCAACAAGCCCGGCCGGCTCACCAGTGAAGAAATGGAGGTGATGCGCCAGCATCCGCTGGATGGGCATCGCCTGCTGGTGGCCGGCGGCGTGCAGAATGCGGTGGTGCTGGAAATCGCGCTGCATCATCACGAAAAGATGGACGGCAGCGGGTACCCCAATCGCCTGGTCGGGCAAGAGATCTCGCTGATGTCGCGGATGGGCGCGGTGTGCGATGTGTACGACGCCATCAGTTCCGACCGCCCCTACAAACGCGGCTGGGACCCGGCCGAATCGCTCAAGCAGATGGCTTCCTGGAAGGGTCACTTCGACCCGGCGATCTTTCAGGCGTTCGTGCGCCGGCTGGGCATCTATCCGGTCGGCTCGCTGGTGCGGCTGGAATCGCAGAAGCTGGCCGTGGTGATCGAACAGACCCCGGACGCGTTGCTCAAGCCCAAGGTGCGCGTGTTCTATTCGGCCAAGCTGCGCAGCCACGTGCTGGTGCAGGACATCGACCTGTCGCGGCCCGATTGCCAGGACCGTATCGCGCAGATGGAAAGCCCGACCGACTGGGGCTTCCGCGATCTCGAGAAACTCTGGCTGCCGTAA
- a CDS encoding MarR family transcriptional regulator — MGRMARTAPPAAFVARTVMPATATAAPLPDAITAVDQARLLRLLGYRITRTELLVRRMFQECVAAFDLKPVDFSLLMLVDGNPGINQRQIGDVLHVSPPNLAIVVARLVKRRLLRQVRGRQDRRMQHLSLTPAGVTLLTDAEAEVLRMEQQLSAVLGTSEAPLLRALDRLDRLDTP; from the coding sequence ATCGGGCGCATGGCGCGTACCGCTCCGCCCGCCGCCTTTGTCGCGAGAACCGTCATGCCCGCTACTGCCACTGCCGCACCGTTGCCCGATGCCATCACCGCAGTGGACCAGGCGCGTCTGCTGCGACTGCTGGGCTACCGCATCACTCGCACCGAGCTGCTGGTGCGGCGGATGTTTCAGGAATGCGTTGCCGCCTTCGATCTGAAGCCGGTCGATTTTTCCTTGTTGATGCTGGTGGATGGCAACCCGGGCATCAACCAGCGCCAGATCGGCGACGTGCTGCATGTCTCGCCACCGAACCTGGCCATCGTGGTGGCGCGGCTGGTCAAGCGCCGTCTGCTGCGGCAGGTGCGCGGGCGTCAGGACCGGCGCATGCAGCATCTGTCGTTGACCCCGGCCGGCGTCACCCTGCTGACCGATGCCGAAGCCGAGGTGTTGCGCATGGAACAGCAGCTCAGTGCGGTGCTCGGCACCAGCGAGGCGCCGCTGCTGCGCGCGCTCGATCGCCTGGATCGGCTCGATACGCCGTAA
- a CDS encoding transporter: protein MCAVIRSSMVRGVAVRGAGWRVRAALGIVGLLANAAALAQGVPQSMALTNGLNTGGTSFLDGFTRTTPGWAVVTYLRQTALDSVKDARGDDVPVFDNPRIDSTLLLTQVAYVTPYQLFGGAVGINTLLPVINLDASFGRNSIATLRDNGAGVGDLTFGPYLQMLPVMRDGRPVFSQRFEFDAVAPIGKFDRDRDLNQGAGYWSLIPNYAFTVLPTPNWEISARLNYVYNFRSERRPNLPDGFDFRNGQAGDAGWINFATSWEMVPDVRLGINAYYLTQFRDNRTNGQRVPDSRQRVFYAGPGGVWRFDANNILFANLYLPVEVRNAASGNNVNLQYVHVF, encoded by the coding sequence ATGTGCGCAGTGATTCGATCATCGATGGTGCGTGGCGTAGCTGTACGGGGGGCAGGGTGGCGGGTGCGTGCGGCGCTCGGCATCGTGGGGCTGCTTGCGAACGCGGCGGCGCTTGCGCAGGGCGTGCCGCAGAGCATGGCGTTGACCAACGGCCTCAACACCGGCGGGACGAGTTTTCTGGACGGCTTTACCCGCACCACGCCCGGTTGGGCGGTAGTCACCTACCTGCGACAGACCGCGTTGGATTCGGTGAAGGACGCGCGTGGCGACGATGTACCGGTGTTCGACAACCCACGCATCGACTCGACGCTGCTGTTGACCCAGGTCGCTTACGTCACGCCCTATCAATTGTTCGGTGGCGCGGTGGGGATCAACACGCTGCTGCCAGTGATCAACCTGGATGCCTCGTTCGGTCGCAACAGCATCGCCACCTTGCGCGACAACGGCGCCGGGGTGGGCGATCTGACCTTCGGCCCGTATCTGCAGATGTTGCCGGTGATGCGCGATGGGCGGCCGGTCTTTTCGCAGCGGTTCGAGTTCGACGCGGTGGCACCGATCGGCAAGTTCGACCGCGATCGCGATCTCAACCAGGGCGCGGGCTATTGGTCGCTGATCCCCAATTACGCGTTCACGGTGCTGCCCACACCCAACTGGGAAATCAGCGCACGCCTGAACTACGTCTACAACTTCCGCAGCGAGCGCCGGCCAAACCTGCCCGACGGGTTCGACTTCCGCAACGGCCAGGCCGGCGATGCCGGCTGGATCAATTTCGCCACCTCCTGGGAAATGGTGCCGGACGTGCGACTGGGCATCAACGCCTATTACCTCACCCAATTTCGCGATAACCGCACCAATGGCCAGCGCGTGCCCGACAGCCGGCAGCGCGTGTTCTACGCAGGCCCGGGTGGCGTATGGCGATTCGATGCCAACAACATCCTGTTCGCCAATCTTTATCTGCCGGTGGAGGTCAGGAACGCGGCTTCCGGCAACAACGTCAACCTGCAGTACGTCCATGTGTTCTAG
- a CDS encoding coniferyl-alcohol dehydrogenase, translating into MNLQNKTIVVTGVASGIGAEVARLARFHGATVIGVDRTPVQMTLHGFHQADLGDPASIDALVRALPEQIDALANVAGVPGTAPLDVVARVNYLGLRHLSQALLPRIASGGSIINVASILGADWPQRLDLHKQLAAAESFDAGTAWLAAHPVAHDTCYQYFKEALIVWTLLQSRPWFAERGVRVNNVSPGPVFTPILGDFAAMLGEERVKEDAKRMTRPAYADEVAEAIVFLASDAARWINGITLPVDGGLASTTL; encoded by the coding sequence ATGAATTTGCAGAACAAGACGATCGTGGTAACCGGTGTGGCGTCGGGCATCGGCGCAGAGGTCGCACGGCTTGCGCGGTTCCACGGCGCCACGGTGATCGGTGTGGATCGCACGCCGGTGCAGATGACCCTGCATGGCTTCCACCAGGCCGACCTGGGCGATCCGGCCTCCATCGATGCGCTGGTGCGCGCGCTGCCGGAGCAGATCGATGCGCTGGCCAATGTGGCCGGCGTGCCGGGCACCGCACCGCTGGATGTGGTGGCACGCGTCAATTACCTGGGGCTGCGTCATCTGAGCCAGGCGCTGTTGCCGCGCATCGCTTCCGGCGGCAGCATCATCAATGTCGCCTCGATCCTGGGCGCCGACTGGCCGCAGCGGCTGGACCTGCACAAGCAACTGGCCGCCGCCGAGAGTTTCGACGCCGGCACGGCCTGGCTGGCCGCGCATCCGGTGGCGCACGACACCTGCTATCAATACTTCAAGGAAGCCTTGATCGTGTGGACCTTGCTGCAATCGCGGCCGTGGTTTGCCGAGCGCGGCGTGCGCGTCAACAACGTCTCACCCGGGCCGGTCTTTACCCCGATCCTCGGCGATTTCGCCGCCATGCTGGGCGAGGAGCGCGTCAAGGAAGACGCCAAGCGCATGACGCGCCCTGCGTATGCCGACGAAGTGGCCGAGGCGATCGTGTTTCTTGCATCGGATGCGGCGCGCTGGATCAACGGCATCACCTTGCCGGTCGACGGCGGCCTGGCATCGACCACGCTGTAG
- a CDS encoding benzaldehyde dehydrogenase — MNALPSAAVAANATPAWHGCIFNGEWVPGHGGALPIHEPATGGLLHEVSKADLADVAVAIAQAKQAQRAWAATAPRERAAVFHRAAQAMQARSAEAALLIARETGGILPKAQREVDEAVVFYQQAAGLPLQAMGQVLPTGAGQLSLARHLPLGVVAVISPFNFPLILSLRSVAPALAMGNAVILKPDPRTPYTGGVIIAQVLEEAGLPKGLLHVLHGDAQIGQALVEAPDVPMIAFTGSTAAGRRIGEIAGRHLKKVSLELGGNNAVIVLDDADLDRAASAIAFGAYMHQGQICMATGRVLVQRSVADALTQRLAEKARHLPVGDPVSGTVALGPIIDQRQLQRVIDIVTDSVAAGAVVEAGATNEGLFYAATVLSNVRPGMRVFDEEVFGPVINITVFDTDEEAAQMANHGEYGLAAGIMSTSVSRALALGERLHTGLLHINDQTVADEVINPFGGTGASGNGTSVGGPADWEQYTHWQWLTIKSEVPQYPF, encoded by the coding sequence ATGAATGCTCTTCCCAGCGCAGCGGTTGCTGCGAATGCGACACCCGCGTGGCACGGCTGCATCTTCAATGGCGAGTGGGTGCCGGGCCACGGCGGCGCGTTGCCGATCCATGAGCCGGCCACCGGCGGGTTGTTGCACGAGGTGAGCAAGGCCGATCTGGCCGATGTTGCCGTCGCCATTGCACAGGCCAAACAGGCGCAGCGCGCCTGGGCCGCCACCGCGCCGCGCGAACGCGCGGCGGTCTTTCACCGCGCCGCACAGGCGATGCAGGCACGCAGTGCCGAAGCCGCATTGCTGATCGCACGCGAAACCGGCGGCATCCTGCCCAAGGCGCAGCGTGAGGTCGATGAAGCGGTGGTGTTCTACCAGCAGGCTGCCGGCCTGCCGTTGCAGGCGATGGGGCAGGTGCTGCCGACCGGCGCCGGCCAGCTCAGCCTGGCCCGCCATCTGCCGCTGGGCGTGGTGGCGGTGATATCGCCGTTCAACTTTCCGTTGATCCTGTCGCTGCGTTCGGTGGCGCCGGCATTGGCGATGGGCAATGCGGTGATCCTCAAGCCGGATCCGCGCACGCCCTACACCGGTGGCGTGATCATTGCGCAGGTGCTGGAAGAAGCCGGCCTGCCCAAGGGGTTGCTGCACGTGCTGCACGGCGATGCGCAAATTGGCCAGGCGCTGGTGGAAGCGCCTGATGTACCCATGATCGCCTTCACCGGCTCGACTGCGGCCGGCCGCCGCATTGGCGAAATTGCCGGGCGACACCTGAAAAAAGTGTCACTGGAGCTGGGCGGCAACAATGCGGTGATCGTGCTCGACGATGCGGACCTGGACCGCGCCGCCTCGGCGATTGCCTTCGGTGCGTACATGCACCAGGGACAGATCTGCATGGCCACCGGACGGGTGCTGGTACAGCGCAGCGTGGCCGACGCGCTGACCCAGCGTCTTGCGGAAAAAGCACGGCATCTGCCGGTGGGCGACCCGGTCAGCGGCACCGTGGCATTGGGGCCGATCATCGATCAGCGCCAGCTGCAGCGCGTGATCGACATCGTCACCGACAGCGTCGCCGCCGGCGCGGTGGTGGAAGCCGGGGCAACCAACGAAGGGTTGTTCTACGCAGCGACCGTGTTGTCCAACGTGCGTCCGGGCATGCGCGTGTTCGATGAGGAAGTGTTCGGGCCGGTGATCAACATCACCGTGTTCGACACCGATGAAGAGGCCGCGCAAATGGCCAACCACGGTGAATATGGGTTGGCTGCCGGCATCATGTCGACCTCGGTGTCGCGGGCGCTGGCGCTGGGCGAGCGCCTGCATACCGGCTTGCTGCACATCAACGACCAGACCGTGGCCGATGAAGTGATCAACCCGTTCGGCGGCACCGGCGCATCCGGCAACGGCACCAGCGTCGGTGGTCCTGCCGATTGGGAGCAGTACACGCACTGGCAATGGCTGACGATCAAGAGCGAGGTGCCGCAGTACCCGTTCTGA
- a CDS encoding helix-turn-helix domain-containing protein: MPTRTRNAAAIAAVPAFGLYGERHVDAPELLHWESIAARSRLHDWHITPHRHEDLAQLLYVQRGPATLQLDGRTQRLRGANLVWLPPLCVHGFAFDPRVRGHIITLCMPLVRSALSAAPLLQSCLSMPAVLPVNASQRLLDVLFGSIADDHAHQRVGHEAALQAAATQLVIWTARAALQGLQDAAVANAQADPALRHLRAYQTLIDRHYRAHWPISRYADQLGLTPGHLNAVCRRLADASALELLQRRIMLEARRNLRYTSLSVQQIAAALGFFDAAYFSRYFARHAGCSPTHFRTGE; encoded by the coding sequence ATGCCTACACGCACACGCAATGCTGCTGCGATCGCTGCGGTTCCCGCCTTCGGCCTGTACGGCGAGCGGCACGTCGATGCGCCGGAATTACTGCATTGGGAATCGATTGCCGCGCGCAGCCGGCTGCACGACTGGCACATCACCCCGCACCGGCATGAAGATCTGGCGCAGCTGCTGTATGTGCAGCGCGGGCCGGCGACGCTGCAACTGGATGGACGCACCCAGCGTCTGCGTGGCGCCAACCTCGTGTGGCTGCCGCCGCTGTGCGTGCACGGGTTTGCGTTCGACCCGCGGGTACGCGGGCACATCATCACCTTGTGCATGCCTCTGGTGCGCAGCGCGTTGAGTGCGGCACCGCTGCTGCAATCCTGCCTGTCGATGCCCGCTGTACTGCCGGTCAATGCATCGCAACGCCTGCTCGACGTATTGTTCGGCAGCATCGCCGATGACCATGCGCATCAGCGCGTCGGGCACGAGGCCGCACTGCAGGCCGCAGCGACGCAGCTGGTGATCTGGACAGCGCGCGCCGCACTGCAAGGCCTGCAAGACGCGGCCGTGGCCAACGCGCAAGCCGATCCGGCGCTGCGTCATCTGCGCGCGTATCAAACCCTGATCGACCGGCACTATCGCGCGCATTGGCCGATTTCCCGCTACGCCGACCAGCTGGGGCTGACGCCGGGACATCTCAATGCGGTGTGCCGGCGGCTTGCCGATGCCTCGGCCCTGGAACTGCTACAGCGCCGCATCATGCTCGAAGCACGGCGCAACCTGCGCTATACCAGTTTGAGCGTTCAGCAGATTGCCGCAGCACTTGGATTTTTCGATGCTGCGTATTTCAGCCGTTACTTCGCGCGGCATGCAGGCTGCTCACCGACGCATTTCCGCACCGGCGAGTGA